The DNA region GCGCGGTTTTCAATACTCATAATTATCTCCTTAAAATTGCCTTGATTTATTCGATTATTAGCTTACAGTATTTACTGAAGATTGGCATCTCTCATTAGTTATATTTTTCGTAGCTGAATAAAAAAACGTGCTTAGAGATGAAATCTGTAAGAGGTTTTCTCAGTAAACTTACGGTTAATCAGTGAAAAATACTAGCTCACTTTATTAACTATGTATTTCATATAAAAAATACTTATTCAAAGTGTGTATTAGTAATTTTACGGGAACAGTAAGAACAAGCAATTTTCAGCTTTCAACTCTAAAGTAGAGAAACTGAGTTTATATCATGTCCTCTTCTCGCTGGCATTCCTCGACAACACAAGCGAATTCAAGTCCTCAATCGAAAAATTGTTTGAATCAATTAGGGACGCAAGCAAAACGGGCAGATGATAACAAGAGTGGCTTAAATAAGCCTGTACAACGTAAATCTTGTAGTTTACGGTGGCAAGCAAGAATCTTATTTTGTAGTGCGATCACAACTTTAGCAACTGTATTATATGCTACTGCCGCCACTATTTTACTGAGAAGCTTGGAGAATGTTGAAATTGAAGATACCTACCAAAACGTTGAAGGATTTTTAGATACTTTTGCGCAATCGCAGGCAGATTTTAGCCTACGCGTAACCGACTGGGCAATGTGGGATGACACGTATCAATTCGTGCAAGATAGTAATAGAGAATACATTGAAGTTAATATCACTCCAGAATCAATCCAAAATGTTCAGATTAACGCCGCAGTCTTTCTTAATTCTAAAAATCACATTGTTTATAGCGCAGAATTTGATTTAACAACAAATCAAAAAATAGGCATACCAAAAACATTAAATCAGTATATTGCAAGTCACCAGCACTTGTTACAACACTCTAACGTTAATAGTAGTATATCGGGAGTCGTTGCTCTACCTCAAGGCCCAATGCTGATTGCTTCGCGACCGGTTATCAATAGTAAAGGTGAAGAACCAATTCGCGGAACATTAATCTTTGGGCGCTATCTTGATACAACAAAAATTGCAACCTTAGCGAAAAAAAGCCGTTTAAACCTCACATTACATAGCCTAAGTCAGACACTACCGCCAGATTTTCAGATAGCTTTAGCATCACTCTCGCCAACGCAAAGAGTTTTTATTCGCCCCCTTAGCGATCGCCTAATTGCTGGTTATATTCTACTGACAGATATCGACAATAAGCCTGTAGCAATTTTACGTACAGATAAATCTCGCACGATCTACCAGCAAGGCGTTAACAGTTTACACTATCTTTTAGTATTATTAGTGTTAATTGGATTCATTTTTACTGGCGTAACATTACCCTTATTAGACCGCTTAATTTTATTAAGATTTGAACGACAAGAACGCGAAGAACGTTATCGCGCAGTTGTAACGCAAGCTTTTGAAGGTATTTTTTTAGTAGATGCCCAAAGTAAAATTATACTAGAAGCCAATGTAGCGTTACAAGCTTTATTGGATTATAGTGAAAATGAAATTTTACAACTTACACTGTATGATATTATAGTTGGCGATCGCGAGCAGATTGATACCGATCTTCAACAAATTTTAGCAAAAGACCATAATGTCACGCGCGAATACAAATATCAGCGCCAGGATGGTTCTTTAGTTGATGTTGAAGCAAGTGCAATTCAAATTTTTTATAACGAAAAAGATGCTTTTTGTATTGTAGTAAGAAATATTACTGACCGTAAGAAAGTTGAGATAGCCCTGCGCGAAAGCGAACAACGTCTATCTTGGCAAGCAAGTCATGATTCGCTAACTGGGCTAGTCAATCGTCGCGAATTTGAGCAATGTTTGGTAAATGCTTTAAATAGTGCAAAAAATAAAGGTATAAACCATGTATTGTGTTATTTAGATGTCGATCAATTTAAAATTATTAATGATACTTGTGGTCATGTAGCGGGAGATCACTTGCTACGCCAAGTCAGTACTTTATTTCAAAATCGATTACGTAAAACGGATATTTTAGCACGTTTAGGCGGCGATGAGTTTGGCATCATTTTTTATCAATGTTCTTTGGAACAAGCTACTCGAATTACCGAAGCCCTACGACAACAACTGAATGATTTCCCATTTGTATGGAAAGAGAAAGTTTTTTCAGTTAGTGCGAGTATTGGGCTTGTTGCTATTAATGCAGATACTCCTGACTTAGGTAGCGTTTTAAGCGCTGCGGATGCGGCTTGTTATGCAGCGAAAAATAAAGGGCGCAATCGAATTAATGTTTATCGACAGAACGATCGCGAAATAGCCCAGCAACGAGGCGAGATGCAATGGGTATCGCAAATTCCTAAAGCATTGGAAGAAAATCGCTTCTGTTTATTTTATCAAGAAATTGCCTCATTAATCGGGGAAAACCATCAACAACATTACGAAATTCTATTGCGTTTAAAAGATGAGAATGGTCAAATTGTCCCGCCAATGGCTTTCATTCCAGCGGCTGAACGTTATAACTTAATGCATCTGATTGATCGTTGGGTAATTTCTACGTTGTTTGCACACCTAGCACGATCGCAAGCCGAAGAGAATACAATTTACGCGGTGAATCTTTCGGGTGCAAGTATCAATGATGACAGTTTTGTTGATTTTGTGCAAGCTCAATTTGCATACTATCAAATTCCACCATCAAGTATTTGTTTTGAAATAACCGAAACATTAGCGATCGCTAATTTAAGTCAAGCAGTGGGATTTATTCAAAAACTGAAAAATCTTGGATGCTATTTTGCCTTAGATGATTTTGGAAGCGGAATGTCTTCGTTTGCGTATTTAAAAAGCTTACCAGTTGATTACCTAAAGATTGATGGTTCTTTAGTAAAAGATATTGTCCAAGATGCGATCGCCTACAGTATGGTAGAAGCAATTAGCCGCATTGCGACAGTCATGGAACTACAAACAATCGCAGAATTTGTTGAAAACGAAGCTATTCAAGAAAAGCTGCGAAAATTGCCCGTAGATTATGCGCAAGGATACGGAATTGCTAAACCCAAACCGTTAATTGATAGCAGAGGTCAGGGATAAACGCTAGTTGGGGCAATTTGACCACTCCTAATTTCTTGTTAGCGAGTATCATCTACCAAAGCCAAATCCTCAGGTGTATTGCAGTTGAAAAGCATTTCTGTACTTGGTAACGATAAAATGTGTACGGGGTGTTGTGCAAGCCAAGATTGAAACGACCGCCCGCCTTGGGTAATAAAAGCATTCAATACAGGGAAACAACTACGGGGGTAGAAGCCACACAACGGGTCCCAACCCTTGTCGTGACACGGTAAAGCAGCGATCGCATCTTCAGGAACATTTTCTAACTCTTCTACCCAATTTTGCAGTACCTCTATTTGCAGTTTTGGTAAATCGCAAGCAAGTAATAATACCCAATCGGTTTGCACCACCGCAAGTCCTTGCGCAAAACCAACTAATGGACCATGTGGTAAAGGTAAAGTGACCTTGGTTGAAGTTGGTGTACTTAGATTTTCTTGCGAAAGTGGAACTTCACGCACAAATTGGCAATTGTTCAGAGATAAGTGTTGATATTTCTCAGGTGTAGGCGTGATAATGTAAACTAAATTGCATAAGCTGCTAGCGACATCACACACGCGTTTTAACAGTGGGACTCCTTGGACTGGTAGCAAAGCTTTATCTTCGCCCATCCGCGAACTTTTCCCACCAGCTAAGACTATCGCACTAAGCGAGTGTATCGCGTTTGAAAATGTCATTTGTATCTACTCAGTAAGTGGGTAAAAATGAACATCACTAAAAAGTTGGTCATTGGTAAATGGTAATCAGTAGCGATTAGCTTATGAGGGAATTGCTAAATGCTTTCTCGTTACCCATTTAATTACGTTTACACACTGATTAACCTAAACCGCCAAATAGCGGCGGAGAAAACTCTCTAAAGTTTCTAATTTCAAATTAAACACTGACTCTAGGTGTGCAATTTCATCATGCGTACAGAAAAACTCATTAGCAAGCAAAGTGCGAAAAGTTCCTAAAGTCTTCTGAACTGGAGGATTTAGTAACCCTAATACAGTACGAAAACCATCGATAACAAATAAGGGTGGATTAATAATGATTGGTTCTTGATTAAAAACGCGACCAAAAATGTGGGGAACGTCTTCACGCTGTAAAATTTCTGGTCCTCCTACGGGTAAGATTTGGTTTTTTGCGCCGCCAACCGAAACCGACTTCACCACCATTTGCGCTAAATCGTCTGTACTGACAATTGAAGTACGATTTTTGGGATCGCCTATCAATAAATACATTCGTGTTTGGCGAAATCGTTCAGCAAGTGATAGCAGATTCGATGATAATCCAGCAGGGCGAAAAATCGTATAATTCAAACCACTCGCTTGGAGATATTGTTCGACTGCGCGTTTGGCTTTGAATGTGGGAGCATCTTCATAGCCACGATCTGCACCCAATACCGAAATAAAGACAAAGTGTCGCACCTGTTGTGCTTGCGCGTGGTCAATTAATTCGATGTTGGCGCGGTAATCTAGTGCTAAAGCATCGCCATCCGAACCATGCGTACTAATGATGTACTGCACTCCTTGACAAGCTTTGTGAATATCCTTTTCTTGGCGCAAATCACCAATAAAAATTTCTGCGCCTCGGTGTTCCAACTCTCCATAGCGAGAATTAAGCCGAACAAAAGCGCGTACAGGTAATTCCTGCTGTCGCAGCAATCTGACTACTCTCCGCCCAATTTGTCCTGTTGCACCTGTGACTAGAAACATAGCAGCATTGTCCCTGAAGTTTGATATTAGATAGTCGCCAATAATTCCTAATGCCAAGTTTAAAAGCTAAAATTCGACAACAACAGGAGCATGATCGCTTGGTTTTGGTAACTTTCGGGGAGTGATATCAATAAAGCAGCTTTTTACTTGTTTGTATAGATCCTGCGTGAGATAATGATGGTCAATTCTCCAACCTAGGTTACGGCGAAAAGCGCCACCGCGATAGTCCCACCAGCTGTAGTGTCCTGCTTCAGAAGTAAATTTACGAAAAGCATCGCTAAAGCCTAATTCTACGATTTCACGCAGTGCTTGTCGCTCAAGTTCTGATGCCATAATGTGCCCTGTAAGAATTGCGGGATCGTGTAGATCGCGGTCTTCGAGTGCAATATTAAAGTCACCACAGATACAAATGTTAGCGGATAAAACTAAAAGCGATCGCAGGTATTCGCGTAAAACTTGCAACCACCGCAATTTATATTCATACTTATCACTACCAACTGCTGCGCCATTTGGGACATAAAGATTCACAATCCGCACATTTGCTATTACCCCCGTAATCAGACGTTTTTGCGCATCAAGTTCGGATAAGTCGGCGATCGCCTCGCCTAATATTGGTGTAAATCCTGTACTGACATCTGTTAACGGCGAACGACTGAGAATTGCCACACCATTGTATGATTTTTGTCCAGAAGCATAGACATGATAGCCAAGTTGTTCAAAAGGCGATCGCGGAAAATCTGCATCGACAACTTTGGTTTCTTGCAAACACAACACATCAACGGAATTTTGCTGTAACCAAGCAACAACGTGTTCTTGGCGAGTCCGAATTGAATTAACGTTCCAAGTGGCAATTTGCATCAAGTAATTGGCAATCAGCACGAGCTATCTTTAGCTTATTAGTCTGCCACATCAGCGGAACTTGATGACATTTCCTACGCCCGCGATAGTATGTACCGCAAAATTACTCAGTGTCGAACTCTTGCTTTCTGCGTAGTAAGATTGGCGGTTGTGTCACTAGTCCGACAAGATGATCGCTGGTAAAGCAGAGGCTTGATTTATTTTCGTCAATGGGAATTTGGAATAAATAGCTATCTTGTTTTCCCTGAGTTCGCGCCAAAAAAGCCGCAATCAAGCTACGCAGTAATGGATTATCCGATTTAACTTTAATTTGGTAGCGAAAACCGCCATTGAGTAAGATTTCAACGAAAATCTCTTTAGTTGCATCACTTACGGGTGACGTTGCATCGATAACGTCTAGTTCTTTGTTGTCAGACACACTTATCCTCCTTATTAATTCTGACAAAACCATACAAGAAAGCACA from Chroogloeocystis siderophila 5.2 s.c.1 includes:
- a CDS encoding EAL domain-containing protein translates to MSSSRWHSSTTQANSSPQSKNCLNQLGTQAKRADDNKSGLNKPVQRKSCSLRWQARILFCSAITTLATVLYATAATILLRSLENVEIEDTYQNVEGFLDTFAQSQADFSLRVTDWAMWDDTYQFVQDSNREYIEVNITPESIQNVQINAAVFLNSKNHIVYSAEFDLTTNQKIGIPKTLNQYIASHQHLLQHSNVNSSISGVVALPQGPMLIASRPVINSKGEEPIRGTLIFGRYLDTTKIATLAKKSRLNLTLHSLSQTLPPDFQIALASLSPTQRVFIRPLSDRLIAGYILLTDIDNKPVAILRTDKSRTIYQQGVNSLHYLLVLLVLIGFIFTGVTLPLLDRLILLRFERQEREERYRAVVTQAFEGIFLVDAQSKIILEANVALQALLDYSENEILQLTLYDIIVGDREQIDTDLQQILAKDHNVTREYKYQRQDGSLVDVEASAIQIFYNEKDAFCIVVRNITDRKKVEIALRESEQRLSWQASHDSLTGLVNRREFEQCLVNALNSAKNKGINHVLCYLDVDQFKIINDTCGHVAGDHLLRQVSTLFQNRLRKTDILARLGGDEFGIIFYQCSLEQATRITEALRQQLNDFPFVWKEKVFSVSASIGLVAINADTPDLGSVLSAADAACYAAKNKGRNRINVYRQNDREIAQQRGEMQWVSQIPKALEENRFCLFYQEIASLIGENHQQHYEILLRLKDENGQIVPPMAFIPAAERYNLMHLIDRWVISTLFAHLARSQAEENTIYAVNLSGASINDDSFVDFVQAQFAYYQIPPSSICFEITETLAIANLSQAVGFIQKLKNLGCYFALDDFGSGMSSFAYLKSLPVDYLKIDGSLVKDIVQDAIAYSMVEAISRIATVMELQTIAEFVENEAIQEKLRKLPVDYAQGYGIAKPKPLIDSRGQG
- the xth gene encoding exodeoxyribonuclease III; this translates as MQIATWNVNSIRTRQEHVVAWLQQNSVDVLCLQETKVVDADFPRSPFEQLGYHVYASGQKSYNGVAILSRSPLTDVSTGFTPILGEAIADLSELDAQKRLITGVIANVRIVNLYVPNGAAVGSDKYEYKLRWLQVLREYLRSLLVLSANICICGDFNIALEDRDLHDPAILTGHIMASELERQALREIVELGFSDAFRKFTSEAGHYSWWDYRGGAFRRNLGWRIDHHYLTQDLYKQVKSCFIDITPRKLPKPSDHAPVVVEF
- a CDS encoding molybdenum cofactor guanylyltransferase, translated to MTFSNAIHSLSAIVLAGGKSSRMGEDKALLPVQGVPLLKRVCDVASSLCNLVYIITPTPEKYQHLSLNNCQFVREVPLSQENLSTPTSTKVTLPLPHGPLVGFAQGLAVVQTDWVLLLACDLPKLQIEVLQNWVEELENVPEDAIAALPCHDKGWDPLCGFYPRSCFPVLNAFITQGGRSFQSWLAQHPVHILSLPSTEMLFNCNTPEDLALVDDTR
- a CDS encoding SDR family oxidoreductase: MFLVTGATGQIGRRVVRLLRQQELPVRAFVRLNSRYGELEHRGAEIFIGDLRQEKDIHKACQGVQYIISTHGSDGDALALDYRANIELIDHAQAQQVRHFVFISVLGADRGYEDAPTFKAKRAVEQYLQASGLNYTIFRPAGLSSNLLSLAERFRQTRMYLLIGDPKNRTSIVSTDDLAQMVVKSVSVGGAKNQILPVGGPEILQREDVPHIFGRVFNQEPIIINPPLFVIDGFRTVLGLLNPPVQKTLGTFRTLLANEFFCTHDEIAHLESVFNLKLETLESFLRRYLAV